A single window of Sphingobacteriales bacterium DNA harbors:
- a CDS encoding aminotransferase class I/II-fold pyridoxal phosphate-dependent enzyme, giving the protein MIIPESNKLNHIQEYYFSAKLKEIARLKAEGKPIINLGIGNPDLPPSAETIDALVNSAQQFQNHGYQSYIGIAELRQAFAQFYKTFYQVDFNTNDELLPLLGSKEGISFISHAFLNPGDKVLVPNPGYPTYTSATYLAHAEPIYYNLDESNNWLPDLDSISDNILDEIKLMWINYPNMPTGAEGNIAAFEHIIAKAKKHKFLICNDNPYSLILNHEQAMSIFHAKGAKDVCIELNSLSKSHNLAGARIGMIAGDKAYLQTILKVKSNVDSGMYLPIQHAAITALSNSMEWHVERNDVYKMRRYYAYQILDTMSCVYQTNQVGMFVWAKIPDSITDVEQLTEKVLHDADVFITPGFIFGSNGKRYVRISLCSNEKDLAEALQRIKKIF; this is encoded by the coding sequence ATGATTATTCCAGAATCAAACAAATTAAATCACATACAAGAATATTACTTTTCGGCTAAGTTGAAAGAAATTGCAAGACTAAAAGCTGAAGGTAAACCAATTATTAATTTAGGTATAGGAAATCCAGACTTGCCACCATCAGCTGAAACAATAGATGCGTTGGTAAATTCTGCGCAACAATTTCAAAACCATGGCTACCAAAGTTATATTGGAATAGCTGAATTAAGACAAGCCTTTGCACAATTTTATAAAACTTTTTATCAAGTAGATTTTAACACTAATGATGAATTATTACCATTATTAGGCTCAAAAGAAGGTATTTCATTTATATCACACGCATTTCTAAATCCAGGAGATAAAGTATTAGTACCAAATCCAGGCTATCCAACGTATACATCTGCAACTTATTTGGCGCATGCAGAACCAATCTATTACAACTTAGATGAAAGTAATAATTGGTTGCCAGACTTAGATAGTATTTCTGACAATATTTTAGATGAAATAAAATTAATGTGGATTAACTATCCAAATATGCCAACAGGCGCAGAAGGAAATATAGCCGCATTCGAGCATATTATTGCAAAAGCTAAAAAACATAAGTTCCTAATTTGTAATGATAATCCATACAGCTTGATATTAAATCATGAACAGGCAATGTCTATTTTTCATGCAAAAGGTGCCAAAGATGTGTGTATAGAATTAAATTCATTGAGTAAGTCACATAATTTAGCAGGAGCAAGAATAGGAATGATTGCTGGTGATAAAGCATATCTTCAAACTATATTAAAAGTAAAATCTAATGTAGATAGTGGCATGTATTTGCCTATACAACATGCAGCCATTACAGCATTAAGCAATTCTATGGAATGGCATGTTGAAAGAAATGATGTTTATAAAATGCGTAGATATTATGCTTACCAAATTTTAGATACAATGTCATGTGTTTATCAAACAAATCAAGTTGGTATGTTTGTTTGGGCAAAAATTCCAGATTCAATTACTGATGTAGAACAGTTGACTGAAAAAGTACTACACGATGCTGATGTATTCATTACACCAGGATTTATTTTTGGTAGCAATGGAAAAAGATATGTGCGTATTTCATTATGCAGTAATGAAAAAGATTTAGCAGAAGCATTGCAAAGAATAAAAAAAATATTCTAA
- a CDS encoding prephenate dehydratase, whose translation MNKKIAIQGFRASFHEIAAVKFFGEDIETIQCESFSKLFSVMQQKQADFAVCAIENSLAGSLLPNYAMLRESDLTIIGEVFLRIEMNLMALHNQSIDDLDEVHSHPIALLQCRNFFRKYPDIQLVESADTALSAEEISNDEISGRGAVASKRAAEIFGLNILAEDIHDHKRNFTRFLVLSPSKNNADSIKNKSSISFRAYHEPGSLAKILTLIGTHNINLTKIQSLPIIGEEWQYYMYADLEFDDYDVYLKMIAEIEKYCSALKVLGVYQQAEKIQI comes from the coding sequence ATGAATAAAAAAATTGCCATACAAGGTTTTCGTGCATCTTTCCATGAAATTGCTGCTGTGAAATTTTTTGGAGAAGATATTGAAACCATACAATGTGAATCATTCTCAAAATTATTCTCAGTAATGCAACAAAAACAAGCAGATTTTGCTGTTTGCGCTATCGAAAATTCATTAGCTGGTTCTTTGTTGCCCAACTATGCAATGCTTCGAGAATCTGATTTGACAATTATAGGAGAGGTTTTTTTAAGAATAGAAATGAATTTGATGGCGTTGCACAATCAATCTATTGACGATTTAGATGAAGTGCATTCGCATCCTATTGCATTATTACAATGCAGAAATTTTTTTAGAAAATATCCAGATATTCAGCTTGTAGAATCTGCGGATACAGCTTTAAGTGCTGAAGAAATATCAAATGATGAAATATCTGGAAGAGGTGCTGTGGCAAGTAAAAGAGCAGCAGAAATTTTTGGACTAAATATTTTAGCAGAAGATATACACGACCATAAAAGAAACTTCACAAGATTTTTAGTATTGTCTCCATCAAAAAATAATGCTGATAGTATCAAAAACAAATCATCAATTTCTTTCAGAGCTTACCATGAACCAGGCAGCTTGGCAAAAATTTTGACATTAATTGGAACACACAATATCAACCTAACTAAAATTCAGTCATTACCTATTATTGGCGAAGAATGGCAATATTATATGTACGCTGATTTAGAGTTTGATGATTACGATGTTTATCTAAAAATGATTGCAGAAATTGAAAAATATTGTTCAGCATTAAAAGTGTTGGGCGTATATCAACAAGCAGAAAAGATACAAATATAA
- a CDS encoding J domain-containing protein, whose amino-acid sequence MAFVDYYKILGVNKTASQDEIKKAYRKLARTYHPDLNPNDKNAEIKFKEVNEANEVLSNAENRAKYDKYGEHWQHGEEYEKAQQQQRAYQNSQNYGGYNNGNFGGGFDDSSFSGNFDGNEDYSDFFQNMFGGAAGGYGRNYRGGASGKFKGNDIKAEMNISLQDAYTTHQKTFEINGKSVRITIHAGAYDGQQIKLKGYGNAGANGGPNGDLYITFNITPDNIFTRKGDDLYMNHSIDLYTAILGGETLIKTMSGDIKLKVKPEMQNGTVVRLKGKGFPVYKKDGQFGDLYLTYQVLLPTNLDEKQKNLFEQLKNS is encoded by the coding sequence ATGGCTTTTGTAGATTATTATAAAATATTAGGTGTAAATAAAACGGCATCGCAAGATGAAATAAAGAAAGCATATAGAAAATTAGCAAGAACCTATCATCCTGATTTGAATCCAAATGATAAAAATGCTGAAATAAAATTTAAAGAAGTAAATGAAGCAAATGAAGTACTAAGCAATGCTGAAAATAGAGCTAAGTATGACAAATATGGCGAACATTGGCAACATGGCGAAGAATACGAAAAAGCTCAACAACAACAAAGAGCATACCAAAATAGTCAAAACTATGGTGGCTATAATAATGGTAATTTTGGCGGTGGATTTGATGACAGTAGCTTTAGTGGAAATTTTGATGGCAATGAAGATTATTCTGATTTTTTTCAAAATATGTTTGGTGGCGCTGCTGGTGGCTATGGCAGAAATTATCGTGGTGGTGCATCTGGAAAATTTAAAGGCAATGACATTAAAGCTGAGATGAATATTAGCTTACAAGATGCCTATACAACACATCAAAAAACATTTGAAATAAATGGAAAATCTGTTCGTATCACCATACATGCAGGTGCTTATGATGGGCAACAAATTAAATTGAAAGGTTATGGCAATGCTGGTGCCAATGGTGGTCCAAATGGCGATTTATACATTACATTCAACATTACTCCAGATAATATATTTACAAGAAAAGGCGATGACTTATATATGAATCACTCAATTGATTTGTACACAGCAATTTTAGGTGGCGAAACTTTAATAAAAACAATGAGTGGAGACATAAAATTAAAAGTAAAACCAGAAATGCAAAATGGAACTGTGGTAAGACTAAAAGGTAAAGGTTTTCCAGTTTACAAAAAAGATGGACAATTTGGCGATTTGTACCTTACTTATCAAGTATTGCTACCTACAAACTTAGATGAAAAACAAAAAAATCTTTTCGAACAACTAAAAAATTCATGA
- a CDS encoding MerR family transcriptional regulator yields the protein MTERISCEEIISIYNIEITFINALEDSGLIHPEIEDEIKYILHDELTDLERFVNWHYEMEVNMPGIEVIHRLITQIETLQQENRRLLKQTEISLNEFIDM from the coding sequence ATGACAGAAAGAATATCATGCGAAGAAATAATAAGCATCTACAACATTGAAATTACATTTATCAATGCATTAGAAGACTCAGGACTAATTCATCCAGAAATTGAAGATGAGATAAAATATATTTTACACGATGAACTCACAGATTTGGAGCGTTTCGTGAATTGGCACTATGAAATGGAAGTAAATATGCCAGGAATTGAAGTAATACATAGATTAATTACTCAAATAGAAACACTACAACAAGAAAACAGACGCTTATTAAAACAAACAGAAATTAGCTTAAATGAATTTATTGATATGTAA
- a CDS encoding NfeD family protein: protein MEIFESLDALLKTFWFIAIPSSLIFIIQSIMTFVGADAGDGLHADFDGNLSDDHGPFQLFSLRNLINFLLGFSWTGISFYTTITNKTLLILLATVVGILFVFLFFIIIRQVQKLAEDNSFKIENTLHKTAEVYLTIPENKTGKGKIMISVNGAFHELEAMTEKDSIPSGSVIKVIKIENNNILIVEKI, encoded by the coding sequence ATGGAAATATTTGAAAGCTTAGATGCACTACTCAAAACATTTTGGTTCATTGCCATTCCTTCAAGTTTAATTTTTATCATACAATCTATCATGACTTTTGTTGGCGCTGATGCTGGTGATGGTCTACATGCAGACTTTGATGGCAATTTGAGTGATGACCACGGTCCTTTTCAACTTTTCTCCTTAAGAAATTTAATCAACTTTTTATTAGGATTTAGTTGGACAGGAATTTCATTTTATACAACAATTACAAACAAAACATTGTTGATACTTTTGGCAACTGTAGTAGGAATATTATTTGTCTTTTTATTTTTCATCATCATTAGGCAAGTACAAAAACTAGCTGAAGACAATTCTTTTAAAATTGAAAACACACTTCATAAAACAGCAGAAGTTTACCTAACAATTCCTGAAAACAAAACAGGAAAAGGGAAAATAATGATAAGTGTTAATGGTGCTTTCCACGAATTAGAAGCCATGACAGAGAAAGACAGCATACCATCTGGTAGTGTAATAAAAGTAATAAAAATAGAAAACAACAATATATTAATCGTAGAAAAAATTTAA